A single genomic interval of Lathyrus oleraceus cultivar Zhongwan6 chromosome 7, CAAS_Psat_ZW6_1.0, whole genome shotgun sequence harbors:
- the LOC127102276 gene encoding uncharacterized protein LOC127102276 has product MSQHQTPSGSKTTKHTHKDKTPSMDFLDDEILDVVPLFVIPGEAPDSNHPKDVSASACPTQGNNSSIPSSSTHATSSKEDMHHTDRVIRNLVTKILTGGHSVKGVSTPLSRMYPSPEVEPHSEKDDDSSRFEKDMADEVDVKKRKVGEVSESDEDVKEDVLDISPVKRTTVRKSPVKVVVVHLDNISFHREDGAAKWKFVIQRRVVVERELGKDVVEVKEVMDLIKNVGLMKTVAGLSQCYEGLVKEFIVNIPEDIAHKNSKEFCKVFVRGKCITFSPTVINKFLGRGIEGACELEATDNEVCREITESHVKDIVMTSAVKKPASKGGLIVELKEVCKELDVGIRVAIARKESLDAMIASLEQVEGENTKQAKEAEAQTSSQRSATKDDTSGNSVSDADEDANSSSYD; this is encoded by the exons atgtcacaacatcaaactCCATCTGGTTCAAAAACTACTAAGCATACTCACAAGGATAAAACTCCTTCCATGGACTTTCTCGATGATGAAATTTTGGATGTGGTTCCTCTATTTGTTATTCCAGGCGAAGCCCCTGACTCAAACCATCCCAAGGATGTGTCTGCTTCTGCATGCCCCACTCAAGGTAACAACTCTAGTATCCCTTCTAGCTCTACTCATGCCACTAGTTCTAAGGAAGATATGCaccacactgatcgtgtcataagaaacctagtcactaaAATCCTCACTGGAGGACATTCTGTAAAGGGAGTCTCTACTCCTCTGTCTAGAAtgtacccctctcctgaggttgaaccTCATAGTGAGAAGGATGATGATTCCTCTAGATTTGAGAAGGATATGGCTGATGAAG ttgatgtgaagaagaggaaggtGGGAGAAGTTTCTGAGTCTGACGAAGATGTTAAGGAAGATGTCCTTGACATCTCCCCTGTGAAGAGGACAACTGTGAGGAAGTCCCCTGTGAAAGTTGTTGTTGTGCATTTGGACAATATCTCTTTCCATCGTGAAGATGgagctgccaaatggaagtttgtgatcCAAAGAAGGGTGGTTGTAGAAAGAGAGTTAGGCAAGGATGTTGTtgaggtcaaagaggtcatggacctaatTAAGAATGTTGGGTTAATGAAGACTGTGGCTGGGTTATCTCAGTGCTATGAGGGATTggttaaggaattcattgtcaacatTCCTGAAGATATTGCTCATAAAAACAGCAAGGAATTTTGTAAAGTTTTTGTGAGAGGGAAGTGTATCACATTTTCTCCCACTGTCATTAACAAGTTTCTAGGAAGAGGCATagaaggtgcatgtgaactggaagctacagacaatgaggtTTGTAGGGAAATTACAGAAAG TCATGTCAAagatattgtcatgacatctgctgtgaaaaagccagcctcaaaagGTGGACTTATTGTTGAGCTGAAGGAAGTGTGTAAAGAGCTCGATGTAGGAATAAGGGTAGCAATAGCTAGGAAAGAATCATTGGATGCCatgattgcaagcttggagcaagtTGAAGGTGAGAATACTAAACAGGCGAAGGAAGCtgaagcccaaacctctagtcAGAGGTCTGCAACTAAAGATGATACAAGTGGTAATTCTGTTTCTgatgctgatgaagatgcaaACTCAAGCTCCTATGATTAG